From a region of the Spirochaetota bacterium genome:
- a CDS encoding SDR family NAD(P)-dependent oxidoreductase, protein MKLEGKVVLITGASTGIGREAAIEFDRAGARVAIAARRKELLDELASFLKEPMVLKTDLADEKQARAMVDKTVKHFGKIDILINNAATSIVESSDKIKREDLLRAFTVNLLGPVTASQQAYIYMKKQGSGHIINVGTPGFMIGIPFYTPYACSKGAFSAWTRTIQGEWAEAGIIVSEYFPGYTETGAVAESAYGPIPMDLVMNKGKGFLASYFSGARNGNDVAKDLVKLAKKPRYLMFSTFMERLAGFVANIPAVRIPVVKRMAVTARKKMEEKHV, encoded by the coding sequence ATGAAACTGGAAGGAAAGGTGGTCCTCATCACCGGCGCCTCCACTGGCATAGGCAGGGAGGCTGCCATCGAGTTCGACAGGGCCGGGGCCCGGGTCGCCATAGCCGCCCGTCGGAAGGAGCTTCTCGACGAGCTTGCGTCATTCTTGAAGGAGCCCATGGTGCTCAAAACCGACCTGGCCGATGAAAAGCAGGCCCGTGCCATGGTGGACAAGACAGTTAAGCACTTCGGAAAGATCGATATATTGATAAACAACGCGGCCACGAGCATCGTCGAAAGCTCTGATAAGATCAAACGGGAGGACCTGCTCCGCGCATTCACGGTGAATCTCCTCGGCCCGGTCACCGCGTCGCAGCAGGCCTATATCTACATGAAGAAGCAGGGAAGCGGCCACATCATCAACGTCGGCACGCCTGGATTCATGATCGGCATACCCTTTTACACTCCCTATGCGTGCTCCAAGGGAGCCTTTTCGGCCTGGACAAGGACCATCCAGGGGGAGTGGGCTGAAGCGGGAATCATCGTAAGCGAATATTTTCCCGGCTACACGGAGACGGGCGCCGTGGCCGAATCCGCCTACGGCCCCATCCCGATGGACCTGGTTATGAACAAGGGGAAGGGCTTCCTGGCCAGCTATTTTTCTGGAGCCAGGAACGGCAATGACGTGGCAAAGGACCTGGTGAAACTCGCGAAGAAGCCGCGGTACCTGATGTTTTCGACCTTTATGGAGCGCCTTGCCGGCTTCGTTGCCAATATACCGGCCGTACGGATCCCGGTTGTGAAGCGCATGGCCGTAACGGCAAGAAAGAAGATGGAGGAAAAGCATGTGTGA
- a CDS encoding 4Fe-4S binding protein, with protein sequence MCDLCMKHGAGGKWYLNAEHYSNEIVEKYNLRDFLMEQYKNFEQMSVRKVHGFNAVGMGYKLRIPLIGKIIRHTAESLLHSTNPPTNPFKPEGHIGQVIPMEDAIAILETCAAEPIIEKNCMCRYMSRGEKEACCINFGVMSEIVDKLPRFIPEKDKYFLTRKQAVDRFKEHNRKGYIGTIWFGPYPYINNLCSCANPECAGLRPRLDYGIKSIFKAEYIVHHHEHDCIGCGACVKLCQFGAIELDKTRKKITINMDKCFGCGLCRNACKQNAIHLTPRDEVAGHEKDY encoded by the coding sequence ATGTGTGATCTCTGCATGAAGCACGGCGCCGGCGGCAAGTGGTACCTCAACGCCGAGCACTATTCCAACGAAATCGTCGAGAAGTACAACCTGCGCGACTTCCTCATGGAGCAGTACAAGAATTTCGAGCAGATGTCCGTACGCAAGGTCCACGGCTTCAACGCAGTGGGCATGGGTTACAAGCTGCGCATTCCCCTGATCGGCAAGATCATCAGGCACACGGCTGAGAGCCTCCTCCACAGCACCAATCCGCCGACCAATCCCTTCAAGCCCGAGGGGCACATCGGCCAGGTGATACCCATGGAGGACGCCATCGCGATCCTCGAGACCTGCGCGGCCGAGCCAATCATTGAGAAGAACTGCATGTGCCGCTACATGTCGCGCGGTGAAAAAGAGGCCTGCTGTATCAATTTCGGCGTCATGTCCGAGATCGTGGACAAACTGCCGCGCTTCATCCCGGAAAAGGACAAGTATTTCCTCACCCGGAAGCAGGCAGTGGATCGTTTTAAAGAGCACAACCGGAAGGGCTACATCGGCACCATCTGGTTCGGGCCCTATCCCTACATCAATAACCTCTGCTCCTGCGCGAACCCGGAGTGCGCGGGCCTTCGGCCCCGCCTCGATTACGGCATCAAGTCGATCTTCAAGGCCGAGTACATCGTCCACCACCACGAGCATGATTGCATCGGGTGCGGCGCCTGCGTTAAGCTCTGCCAGTTCGGCGCGATCGAGCTCGATAAGACGCGGAAAAAGATCACCATCAACATGGACAAGTGCTTCGGCTGCGGACTCTGCAGAAACGCGTGCAAGCAGAACGCCATTCATCTCACGCCCCGCGACGAAGTCGCCGGCCACGAGAAGGATTATTGA
- a CDS encoding 4Fe-4S binding protein: MENRVKGKTKITIDYKKCGDGVGVDPRECCACLRKCEPAVFLLHQTIGAVEENPYDPKQWRVTALWLDLCTRCMKCVESCPAGAVSVTWR; the protein is encoded by the coding sequence ATGGAAAACCGGGTAAAGGGAAAAACGAAGATAACCATAGATTATAAAAAGTGCGGCGACGGTGTCGGCGTCGATCCGCGGGAATGCTGCGCCTGTCTCCGGAAATGCGAGCCCGCCGTGTTTCTACTCCACCAGACCATCGGCGCAGTGGAGGAAAATCCCTATGATCCGAAACAGTGGCGCGTCACCGCCCTCTGGCTCGACCTGTGCACCCGCTGCATGAAGTGCGTGGAGTCGTGCCCTGCCGGGGCGGTCAGTGTGACGTGGCGGTAG
- a CDS encoding radical SAM protein gives MIIRELHSKTILSSSKIYDYVINPYVGCAHGCHYCYARYMKKFTGHGEPWGEFVDIKINAAELLETEIKKKKPGRVWISGVCDPYQPLEEKYGITRKCLEILVGNKWPLTIQTRSPLVLRDIDVLRQGNYIEAGLSVTTSDDSIRKIFEPRAPSIPDRLHALDLLHRAGIRTYAMIAPILPGAEHLIEDLHGKVDYVLVDRMNYHYADWIYRKHTMLDKLTDEFFRRTGRELAEQCERAGIECSVFT, from the coding sequence ATGATAATCAGGGAACTCCATTCAAAGACCATCCTGTCGTCCTCTAAGATCTATGACTATGTCATCAATCCCTATGTGGGCTGCGCCCATGGATGCCATTACTGCTACGCCCGCTATATGAAGAAGTTCACCGGCCACGGTGAGCCCTGGGGCGAATTCGTCGATATTAAGATCAATGCCGCCGAGTTGTTGGAGACGGAAATAAAAAAGAAAAAGCCCGGAAGGGTATGGATCAGCGGGGTCTGCGATCCTTACCAGCCCCTGGAGGAAAAATACGGGATAACCCGGAAGTGCCTTGAAATTCTTGTCGGCAACAAGTGGCCTCTGACGATCCAGACACGGTCTCCCCTGGTTTTGCGTGATATTGATGTGTTACGGCAGGGAAATTACATTGAAGCCGGCCTGTCCGTCACAACCTCCGATGATTCGATCAGGAAGATCTTCGAGCCCCGGGCGCCGTCCATACCGGACCGATTGCACGCCCTCGACCTGCTGCACCGGGCAGGCATCAGGACATACGCTATGATAGCCCCTATCCTGCCGGGGGCCGAACATTTGATCGAAGATTTACATGGCAAGGTTGACTATGTCCTTGTGGACCGCATGAACTATCATTACGCGGATTGGATCTACAGGAAGCACACGATGTTGGACAAACTCACCGATGAGTTCTTCCGCCGCACGGGCCGGGAACTGGCCGAACAATGCGAGAGAGCCGGGATTGAATGCAGTGTTTTCACATGA
- a CDS encoding response regulator, with protein sequence MILRLPSKRIITILEIFCCLILPIIISCGSNSPERKKPVAVKGTIDLKGWDFQRDGSLNLDGEWEFHWNRLLEPSDFTAADKQRHGGYLTVPGLWKGGIVNGVTLPGMGQGTYRLQILSGPSGKQKTIILHRLYSAYRLWINKKLVDERGCVDGRSNVPENYVFIHNKRYLSFAMKEGVNEVVIQVSNRDYESGGIDRPVLLENEEATIQRQSRTHTVDMVVFRLLIFASVYNILFYFFRRQDSASLYFGFFCLILAVNTLNHQFPILPVGLAIPQYPYYVNYITVVISVPFIQMTIKSLFPEEMSTYFVRFYQVLAALYVVVLFFVDFKTAEQLIRVYFILGIILTIYNAYVLVKVIIKRRADAILFVFGFTPVFAGAVNDILYAMWIVNTTTLTQYGVVILCVVITMVISRRFSRALWKVERLSEDLADKNISLRQLDRIKDQFLANTSHELRTPLHGMIGLTESILEDPEGSLSPKVRENLSLVASSGHRLADMVNDLLDMAKMQDEGLSLNMRPVDLHSLSEMVVKLSLPLAGGKPLKLINDIGSGIPAAHADEDRIRQVLCNLVGNAIKFTPRGSIVLSARVIHRPGSGDKAGNDTMIEVRVSDTGIGIPEEYREKIFEAYRQVDGGDTRLYPGTGLGLAIAKQIVALHGGAIRVEPGEGVGSVFIFTLPVSKETAHETDESDIITGITEAPMTGGAADSQLLMDDAESDDFFESPVLLVVDDDPVCLRVIQNYFESRRCIVKTVPDGISAIEIIERGETIDLVLLDIMMPVMSGYDVCKRIRLNRSPEELPVIMLTAKNMMADIDAAFDAGANDYIVKPFRVKELLARVNTMLKLRNVRRTAAEGITVNDRNRAYFIPFRDIYYVTAYSRNIIIHTVEQDIRVPLLIKEIINRLPPDMFVQIHKSHIVNIRYVHSISHVSSGRYRVRLRDNDDTEIPVGRLYLDTLRKKIQ encoded by the coding sequence ATGATTTTGCGTCTTCCGTCGAAAAGAATTATTACAATTCTGGAAATTTTTTGCTGTCTGATACTTCCGATAATAATTTCCTGCGGCAGTAATTCCCCGGAAAGGAAAAAGCCTGTTGCCGTCAAGGGGACCATTGACCTGAAGGGCTGGGACTTCCAGCGGGACGGTTCATTGAACCTTGACGGTGAATGGGAATTTCACTGGAACCGGCTTCTGGAGCCATCTGATTTTACCGCTGCTGATAAGCAGCGCCATGGCGGGTACCTGACCGTTCCTGGTTTATGGAAAGGCGGGATCGTCAATGGCGTGACCCTGCCCGGTATGGGCCAGGGCACCTACCGCCTCCAGATCCTGAGCGGTCCCTCCGGTAAGCAGAAAACCATTATCCTCCATCGCCTATATTCTGCGTACCGGCTCTGGATCAATAAAAAACTCGTTGATGAGAGGGGATGCGTGGATGGGAGGTCCAATGTCCCGGAGAATTATGTATTCATACACAATAAAAGATATTTATCCTTCGCCATGAAGGAGGGGGTGAACGAGGTTGTTATCCAGGTTTCTAATCGTGACTATGAATCGGGCGGCATTGACCGGCCGGTTCTCCTGGAAAATGAAGAAGCCACGATACAGAGGCAATCAAGAACGCACACCGTCGACATGGTCGTGTTCAGACTGCTTATCTTTGCTTCCGTCTATAATATACTGTTCTATTTTTTCCGGCGCCAGGATTCGGCTTCCCTCTATTTTGGATTTTTTTGCCTGATTCTGGCGGTTAATACCCTCAATCATCAGTTCCCCATTCTCCCCGTTGGACTGGCCATTCCACAGTACCCCTATTATGTGAATTATATAACTGTTGTCATCAGCGTCCCTTTTATCCAGATGACCATCAAATCGTTGTTCCCCGAAGAAATGTCTACTTATTTCGTCCGGTTCTATCAGGTCCTGGCCGCTCTTTATGTTGTCGTGCTATTTTTTGTCGATTTCAAAACTGCGGAACAATTGATAAGAGTCTATTTTATCCTGGGCATCATACTTACTATATACAATGCCTATGTGTTAGTTAAAGTAATAATTAAGCGGAGGGCGGATGCCATACTGTTCGTCTTTGGCTTCACTCCAGTGTTTGCCGGGGCAGTCAATGACATCCTGTACGCCATGTGGATCGTCAACACCACGACGCTCACACAGTACGGGGTCGTCATACTCTGCGTCGTCATCACCATGGTCATTTCCCGGAGGTTTTCCAGGGCCCTCTGGAAAGTGGAAAGATTATCGGAGGACCTTGCCGACAAGAACATTTCCCTCAGGCAGCTTGACCGGATCAAGGACCAGTTCCTGGCAAACACGTCCCACGAGCTGCGTACGCCCCTTCACGGTATGATAGGACTGACCGAATCCATCCTTGAGGACCCCGAGGGAAGCCTTTCCCCGAAGGTGCGGGAAAACCTTTCCCTTGTCGCGTCGAGCGGCCACCGCCTGGCGGATATGGTCAACGACCTGCTGGATATGGCAAAAATGCAGGACGAGGGGCTCTCCCTGAACATGCGGCCCGTTGACCTCCATTCCCTGAGCGAGATGGTTGTTAAGCTTTCCCTTCCCCTGGCCGGAGGGAAGCCCCTGAAGCTTATCAATGACATAGGTTCCGGCATTCCCGCTGCTCATGCCGACGAAGACCGAATCCGGCAGGTCCTGTGCAATCTCGTCGGCAACGCGATCAAATTCACACCCCGGGGCTCCATTGTGCTGTCCGCCCGGGTCATACACCGGCCCGGGAGCGGCGATAAGGCCGGCAATGATACTATGATCGAAGTGCGCGTGTCGGATACCGGCATCGGCATTCCGGAAGAATACAGGGAAAAGATCTTCGAGGCCTACCGGCAGGTCGATGGAGGCGATACTCGCCTGTATCCCGGAACGGGGCTCGGTCTCGCCATCGCGAAGCAGATCGTGGCACTCCATGGCGGCGCAATCAGGGTGGAACCGGGGGAGGGCGTGGGCTCAGTTTTTATCTTCACCCTGCCGGTTTCGAAGGAAACGGCCCATGAAACGGATGAGTCCGACATCATCACCGGCATCACCGAGGCGCCGATGACCGGCGGCGCAGCCGATAGCCAGTTGCTTATGGACGATGCGGAGTCCGACGACTTTTTCGAAAGCCCGGTCCTGTTGGTCGTCGATGACGATCCGGTATGCCTGAGGGTTATACAGAATTACTTTGAATCAAGACGATGTATAGTAAAGACGGTCCCGGACGGGATCAGTGCCATCGAGATCATCGAACGGGGCGAAACCATCGACCTGGTGCTTCTGGACATCATGATGCCGGTCATGTCCGGGTATGACGTGTGCAAAAGAATTCGACTCAACCGCTCGCCTGAAGAGCTTCCGGTGATAATGCTGACCGCGAAGAACATGATGGCCGACATCGATGCCGCCTTTGACGCGGGGGCCAATGACTATATCGTGAAGCCCTTCCGTGTAAAGGAGCTCCTGGCCAGGGTGAACACCATGCTGAAGCTCAGGAACGTGCGGAGAACTGCGGCCGAAGGGATCACCGTCAATGACCGGAACAGGGCCTATTTCATTCCATTCAGGGATATCTACTATGTCACGGCATATTCACGAAATATCATCATTCACACGGTTGAACAGGATATAAGGGTGCCGCTACTGATAAAAGAAATCATCAACCGCCTTCCCCCGGACATGTTCGTCCAGATACATAAAAGCCATATCGTTAACATCCGCTATGTTCACAGCATATCCCACGTATCTTCGGGCAGGTACCGGGTTCGACTCCGCGATAATGACGATACGGAAATACCCGTCGGGCGTCTCTATCTGGACACCCTGAGGAAAAAAATTCAATGA
- a CDS encoding methyl-accepting chemotaxis protein, with protein sequence MKNKKYSITRITLSLEIIAHSMPVVLLTYFIMIAGGYVSDLGIYLTGVSIGATANLALAVLMRWLKLRSVFASLNDAALHDEAVLRSCKIKLLQQPRFEARSMLLRFPVGVGVATVIIALAGSMTDLRLGVATLAMAMLMPITAAFFMFQSELSLSGLLEDPRLAGIVVDRDSYRPLDIFPKILFALAAILIPPLTIFITFLTMTSAGLLRLDNQVVHFAFLTLIMVGTCVMTAYFLARSLKKTVANIEVSLDRMAQGRLGIDFIPMITTDEVGSMSVYMNRLLLKIRSVLSLIKSMSVELNTSAMEMAGTADNVSRQSQNTAATVEEISSTLEEISAGSDAIYESIDDQNRRTLALIDNIKRLYSIVEEEEREMDKAMGVKNGLDINIEDVKKKISDTIQLMKRATEDAGRMLDYTGLINDISDRTNLLSLNASIEAARAGEYGKGFAVVADEIGKLAEQAGVNAKSISEIVGVTNTSMEKSFLALNEAIVNIEKIFEGLRAFGTAVKRIGDLTGKDMEINNILKDDVEHFLQKAEGIKIAMEEQKNAVSEIVKSVSIINDATQNNSAASEELSSSTENIAQNAERLKTEIGFFKLENESRDCAATGC encoded by the coding sequence ATGAAAAACAAAAAATATTCTATTACGCGGATCACCCTTTCACTGGAGATCATCGCCCATTCAATGCCGGTGGTGCTGCTGACCTATTTCATCATGATCGCGGGGGGGTATGTAAGCGACCTTGGCATCTATCTCACCGGCGTTTCCATCGGCGCAACGGCGAACCTGGCCCTGGCGGTGCTCATGCGATGGCTGAAACTGAGGTCTGTATTCGCATCGCTGAACGACGCGGCCCTTCATGACGAAGCGGTTCTCAGGTCCTGCAAGATCAAGCTGCTGCAGCAGCCCCGTTTCGAGGCCAGATCGATGCTGCTGAGATTTCCCGTGGGCGTGGGTGTTGCCACCGTCATTATCGCCCTCGCCGGCAGTATGACAGATTTGCGACTGGGTGTGGCCACCCTGGCCATGGCCATGCTCATGCCCATAACGGCGGCCTTTTTCATGTTTCAGTCAGAGCTTTCCCTGTCCGGCCTGCTGGAGGACCCCCGTCTGGCGGGGATTGTCGTCGACAGGGATTCGTACCGTCCCCTTGATATCTTCCCGAAGATTCTCTTCGCCCTGGCGGCTATACTTATACCGCCCCTTACGATCTTCATTACCTTTTTAACCATGACAAGCGCCGGGCTTCTCCGCCTCGATAACCAGGTCGTTCACTTTGCCTTCCTGACCCTAATCATGGTCGGCACCTGCGTCATGACCGCCTATTTCCTGGCGCGATCCCTGAAAAAGACCGTTGCGAACATCGAGGTATCCCTGGACAGGATGGCCCAGGGCCGCCTCGGCATCGACTTCATACCCATGATAACCACGGACGAGGTGGGCTCCATGAGCGTGTACATGAACAGGCTCCTTCTCAAGATACGGTCGGTCCTGTCGCTGATCAAGTCCATGTCCGTGGAGCTGAACACCTCGGCCATGGAGATGGCAGGCACCGCCGATAACGTCTCCCGGCAGAGCCAGAACACGGCGGCCACGGTGGAAGAGATCTCGTCGACCCTGGAGGAGATCTCGGCCGGGTCTGATGCAATCTATGAAAGCATCGATGACCAGAACAGGCGCACCCTGGCTCTTATCGATAATATAAAACGGCTCTATTCCATCGTCGAAGAGGAAGAGCGGGAGATGGACAAGGCGATGGGCGTCAAGAATGGCCTTGACATCAACATCGAGGACGTGAAGAAGAAGATCAGCGACACCATCCAGCTGATGAAACGGGCCACGGAGGACGCCGGGCGCATGCTGGATTACACGGGACTGATAAACGATATCTCCGATCGGACAAACCTGCTGAGCCTCAACGCGAGCATCGAGGCCGCCCGGGCGGGTGAATACGGCAAGGGCTTCGCGGTGGTCGCCGACGAGATCGGCAAGCTGGCTGAGCAGGCCGGGGTCAACGCGAAGAGCATATCCGAGATCGTGGGGGTGACCAACACCAGCATGGAGAAGTCGTTCCTGGCCCTGAACGAGGCCATCGTGAACATAGAGAAGATCTTCGAAGGGCTCCGCGCCTTCGGCACCGCGGTAAAGAGAATAGGGGACCTGACGGGCAAGGACATGGAGATAAATAATATTTTAAAAGATGATGTGGAGCATTTTCTGCAGAAAGCCGAGGGGATAAAGATCGCCATGGAGGAGCAGAAAAACGCCGTATCGGAGATAGTTAAGTCCGTTTCCATAATCAATGACGCCACGCAGAACAACTCCGCCGCCAGCGAGGAGCTTTCCTCGTCCACAGAGAATATCGCGCAGAACGCGGAAAGGCTCAAGACCGAGATAGGCTTCTTCAAGCTGGAGAATGAATCGCGGGACTGTGCCGCCACAGGTTGTTAA
- a CDS encoding universal stress protein yields MNEKKALIALQFYDNTARFLREAFSFAREKDSKIFIVHVIEEYANYSLYYDSYKLWEEFRASAVKESLSKIMKYLKEVESSPGDIEPVIEVGDPCDKILETADRLNVDMIIVGHRPHTVVDRILHSSTCEKIIKYSRRSVLSLYMQ; encoded by the coding sequence ATGAATGAAAAGAAAGCGTTGATCGCCCTTCAGTTCTATGATAATACCGCGCGGTTTCTGCGGGAGGCTTTCTCCTTTGCCCGCGAGAAAGACTCGAAGATCTTTATCGTCCATGTCATTGAGGAATACGCCAACTATTCGCTATATTACGATTCATACAAGTTATGGGAGGAATTCCGGGCCAGCGCCGTGAAAGAAAGCCTTTCAAAGATCATGAAATACCTGAAAGAAGTCGAGTCGAGCCCCGGGGACATCGAGCCCGTCATTGAAGTGGGTGATCCCTGCGACAAAATTCTCGAAACCGCCGACAGGCTCAATGTCGACATGATCATAGTCGGCCACCGTCCCCACACGGTGGTTGACCGCATCCTTCACTCCAGCACCTGCGAAAAGATAATCAAGTATTCGCGTCGATCGGTTTTAAGCCTCTACATGCAATGA
- a CDS encoding PilZ domain-containing protein codes for MKHTTRVQERLYLTYALRVFENEAFIGFIADITENGVMIISDVPFTEGMKSRLKMVLPSSFVYRGNAEPGRFIEFTATCKWVQQSKTDEDHYISGLEFWDIEAESKDVILSLMRECRMK; via the coding sequence ATGAAACATACTACACGGGTTCAGGAAAGACTTTATCTTACCTATGCTCTCCGGGTATTTGAAAATGAAGCGTTCATCGGCTTTATCGCGGATATCACCGAAAACGGTGTTATGATAATTTCCGATGTTCCATTCACGGAGGGCATGAAGAGCCGACTGAAAATGGTGCTCCCCTCGTCATTCGTCTATCGGGGAAACGCTGAACCGGGCCGGTTCATTGAATTCACCGCCACATGCAAATGGGTCCAGCAGAGTAAAACCGATGAAGATCACTATATTTCCGGCCTGGAATTCTGGGATATCGAAGCTGAATCAAAGGATGTTATTCTCTCACTGATGCGGGAATGCCGCATGAAATAA
- a CDS encoding SpoIIE family protein phosphatase, producing the protein MNGFSTLLLLSFMIYLYLGITTYQLNKQSRINVQMLVVCMNFALWSFAYAFMHGSDDVETAFCWYRLSTLGWLFFIAYIVHLVTLLSRNERIIGKLYFLVVYGTPTVAFVWVNGFLIDPAILRRVPGGWTTVYDIGIVWITLYLAAYYGVLGIAWFALYRWGKKSPFRRVKKQVRIFLVTSIISLTGASICDNILPFAGVIRIPLVAPIIILVWMFGLWYAINRHGMMKIDTSFAASEIINSMNDLLFLTDREGFIKETNLHSSRILGMEQGDIAGKKITSFIRENELIGKAMSGLRESPLDHDSIEVNFIPRDGYDIPVRLSMSVLRDGEGDLLGVVFVGYDLRENRQLMKMQTMMQTEMEMAAQIQARMFHSAPPSDTAWEISIVFRPFSPVSGDFYDFYESGGMLEGVSLFDVSGHGVSAGLITIIARSLVFKGFTSMKERPLDEVLAAINNELVMEIGQLDDFMTGILIRFTNGTAEYVNAGHPQLLRRGADGTVTVINDAGRDVRGSFLGIDTIVPKFTTVKFDVNPGDQILAYSDGLVECVNGAKNRYGLGRLMDAFRRAPDGSTDMIMAGLVADMEGFIGGRPLRDDLTAILLKRR; encoded by the coding sequence GTGAACGGATTTTCCACATTGCTCTTGTTGTCGTTCATGATTTATCTCTATCTGGGGATAACAACATACCAGCTCAATAAACAGTCACGCATCAATGTCCAGATGCTTGTCGTGTGCATGAATTTCGCCCTCTGGTCCTTCGCATACGCCTTCATGCACGGCAGCGACGACGTGGAAACCGCCTTTTGCTGGTACCGGCTGTCGACCCTCGGCTGGCTCTTCTTCATAGCCTACATCGTGCACCTGGTGACGCTGCTGTCGAGGAACGAGCGCATCATCGGCAAACTTTATTTTCTCGTGGTCTACGGCACGCCTACGGTCGCCTTCGTCTGGGTCAACGGGTTCCTCATAGACCCCGCGATACTGCGACGCGTCCCCGGCGGCTGGACCACGGTCTACGATATCGGTATCGTCTGGATAACCCTCTATCTTGCCGCCTATTACGGAGTACTGGGAATCGCCTGGTTCGCCCTGTACCGCTGGGGGAAGAAAAGCCCCTTCCGGCGCGTGAAGAAGCAGGTGAGGATATTTCTTGTCACGTCGATCATCTCGCTGACCGGTGCTTCAATCTGCGACAACATCCTCCCCTTCGCGGGCGTTATCCGCATCCCACTGGTAGCGCCTATAATAATCCTGGTCTGGATGTTCGGTCTCTGGTACGCCATAAACAGGCACGGCATGATGAAGATCGACACCTCCTTCGCCGCCAGCGAGATCATCAACAGCATGAACGATCTCCTGTTCCTGACGGACCGTGAAGGCTTCATCAAGGAGACAAACCTGCACTCCTCCAGGATACTGGGGATGGAGCAGGGGGATATCGCGGGGAAGAAGATAACGTCATTCATACGGGAAAATGAGCTCATCGGGAAAGCGATGTCGGGGCTCAGGGAGTCACCCCTGGATCACGACAGCATAGAGGTCAATTTTATTCCCCGCGACGGGTATGATATACCTGTGCGGCTCTCCATGTCGGTTCTCAGGGATGGCGAAGGCGACCTCCTGGGCGTGGTGTTCGTCGGATACGATCTCAGGGAAAACCGACAGCTCATGAAGATGCAGACCATGATGCAGACGGAAATGGAGATGGCCGCGCAGATACAGGCGAGGATGTTCCACAGCGCCCCTCCGTCGGACACCGCCTGGGAGATCAGCATCGTTTTCAGGCCCTTTTCGCCGGTATCGGGGGATTTCTATGATTTTTACGAATCCGGCGGCATGCTGGAGGGGGTGTCGCTCTTCGATGTGTCGGGCCACGGGGTATCTGCAGGTCTTATCACGATCATAGCGCGGTCACTGGTATTCAAGGGCTTTACGTCGATGAAAGAACGGCCTCTGGACGAGGTGCTCGCCGCCATCAACAATGAGCTCGTGATGGAGATAGGCCAGCTGGACGATTTCATGACCGGCATCCTCATCCGCTTCACCAACGGCACCGCGGAATACGTCAATGCCGGCCATCCGCAGCTCCTCAGGCGCGGCGCTGACGGGACCGTGACCGTGATCAACGACGCCGGCCGTGACGTCCGCGGCTCTTTTCTCGGCATCGATACCATCGTGCCGAAGTTCACGACCGTGAAATTCGATGTCAATCCGGGAGACCAGATCCTGGCCTATTCGGACGGGCTCGTGGAATGCGTCAACGGCGCCAAGAACCGCTACGGCCTGGGCCGTCTCATGGATGCCTTCAGGCGCGCCCCCGACGGGAGCACCGACATGATCATGGCCGGCCTCGTCGCAGACATGGAGGGCTTCATCGGCGGCCGTCCCTTGAGGGACGATCTCACCGCGATACTGCTAAAGCGCCGGTAG